The genomic region aaagtaaGAAGAACAACAATGGCGGAAACAACAACATCAAAGAAGATCATGTTAAAATCATCAGACGGCGAGGATTTCGAAGTGGACGAGATTGTGGCGTTGGAATCTCAAACAATAAAGCATATGATTGAAGATGAATGTGCTGACAATGCAATTCCTCTTCCTAATGTTACTGCTAAAACATTGTCTAAGGTTATCGAGTATTGTAAGAAACATGTCGATGCTGCCGCTGCGAAAACCGCTGATACAGCAACAACTAGTACCTTTGGGGTTGCTGGAGGTGATGATGAACTTAAGAAGTGGGATGAGGAATTTATGAAAGTTGACCAAAATACCCTTTTTGATATCTGCTTGGTATGTTCACCTTCTTatcttttttttggttttttgaattaCGCTTGTAATTTGTTGACGTAATTCGATAACTgttgtgtaagacggttttataggGTGAGACGGTCTTTTTCATCAATAAAAAGATGGTTTCATACCGTCTTATTATGTAAATTGAAGTTAAGGGTTTCGTTGACTTTCAAATTAATTGGTTTGCGTTGacttagggtttctttttgtatTGATCCTTGCTAGGTTATGCCGTAATTCTAGGGATTTGAAGTTTAATTCTACTACTACTACTTGAGTatctttgttgttgaataatctagatagtataaaagccaagttttttCTTAATTTTTGATTCGCTGTTGAGTTTCACTTGGGGTGCCCCCATGTTTCCTATTctatttaattaccctctctctTCAACTTAATTCCTCCTCTTATCTCTTATTCTTATTTAATTACTTATGTTAAAACATATATTAAAATATTACAATTTATATAAAATGTTGCAATTTACATACATTCAACGGGTCTAACATGTCAAATATCtttaatataattctaataaaatacggttgtttattatctgatattcaaacctaatatttatcaaatattcgaaTCTCCAACACTTATTCACGCTCAATTATATGTTCATGTATTTAATGATAGCCCCTGCTATTATGACCcatgcattttttgcacgggtataaaactagtactGTATGAAATTCTTGGCGGATAAAAAATTGTCGAAATAATTCTGGTTTTAAGATGTCGATTTGTATGAGATTGTCTCACATAGAGTCATAGACCATCTCATTCGAGTCCCGGCTTCAACTGTGACATTGTTTATTCTAACATGTTGTGAATGGTGATATCTCAGGCAGCTAATTATCTGAACATCAAGAGTCTCCTGGAGTTGACCTGCCAAACGGTGGCCGAAATGATCAAAAATATGACACCAGAGGAAGTCAGGAAGGTATTCAACATTACAAACGACTTCACCCCGGAAGAAGAAGCGGAGATTAGAAAGGAGCACCAGTGGGCCTTTGAATGAACCCTTTCAGTTTTAGTAGTAATTCTTGTCAAGAATTAGATCCGTTGTAATGATCTTTAATAAGCATTATAAATCCTAGTAGTATGAATGGCAATTCGTTTTTGAAACAACTatcaattattattttatttcaaCAAGTAATTCTTGCATGAGACGATCTCACTTTGTAAGTGCGCCATCCTTTGGCTCTATAACGACTACATTTTGTGCAATAGAACAAGCTAAGAGAAGCTTGCAAGTTAAGAATGGCCCAATTTAAAACAACTCAGTTCTGATCTTGTTATTGGTCGGGTCAAACGACTACTACAAATTTGTTTTTTTTAAGAATGCGCGTGTTAGAGGAGATTACAGTATATATTTTCCACGTCATAATCTCATTTGAGAAAATTATTTCAATACCAACTCAAATAAGGCATAACACTAAATTTACCACATTTGGGTTATTAATGTATGTCTAaaggcacatgttagaaaaaccaaATTAATAATACTCAGTACCATATTGCgaaaaaaattaggattaattgatAGGAATACTCTGAACTATCGCTGTACCgctcaaaatactccaaacttTGTTTTAACTGTCAATATAATCAACTAATACCACCTTTCACTTTGAACAGAATTTGTGATTTTTTAACTTGCTATAGCAGGTAATTTTTTTCGTACCCCATTTTTTTCCCTTCCatcaatcttcatcttcttccttttaGTGCTCATCTTCTTTTTTTACCCCTTCTTCCTTCCTTTACCattttttttacaaattttatctCTCTTCCATCTCAACAACAATTTATTTCACCCAAGTTTGTAACTTAGATTTGTACATTATAAACTCACCTAGAAAACATTATAATTCATCCGTACACATAAAATCTCTTTCATCAAACAAATATTCATCATCATATTGATAATCTAAAGAACACAACTTTGGAATTTCCATTAAATTGAGCACatatttgttgttttttttaataGAATGTAAGTATTATATAAGAATTATCGGAAATCGAGAAGCATATACAAAGGAATTGTTGTCTTATCATCACCTTCTCCGACATCAAAGCATCTCCCCAAAAGATCACAAGTTCAGCTATGAAGCACCGGAAATTAAGCTCAGAGAGAATTAGCTTCAGATGCATAATCATCTTTCTATTTTCCAGATCTATAAATGAATCAACTTCTTCACTCACATAAGACACAGGCGTCTAAGTCCCATATGGGTTGCAAAGACGAAGCTAGGCTTTGGCCAAATGGGCCATGGCCCGGGTGATCACTCTAGGAATATATAGACTACAAGTAGAAAACTAGTCAAATTTCTCTAACTAGCATAGCGGCTAAGTGTATGTTGGGAGTGTGGATGCCTTGTTGTTCACGTGTTCGATCCCTGGAGAGCGCCCATCataggcttttttttttttttttacaattataCTCCATAGAGGTTAAGTGCTAACGTATTATACTTGACTTTTTTTTTGAAAGATTCTTTATTCCTTGACATATACTCCGTACTACTATACATTTATAATCCGTCCCTTCACTATTAAAGTACGGAgtataatttttattaaaatttcaTTTTCGTCAACGATTATTCTAATAGAATAGGGAACTGTTTATCATTATGAGCAGTCCTTGTTTGGTACGGAGTAAATAATTTCATAACTTTAGAGGTCTCACCTTAGTTAAACATTACTCTAAATATAATTATCTTATACAAGACTTATTTGCTTTAATCATATAATAAAGCTATTG from Silene latifolia isolate original U9 population chromosome 3, ASM4854445v1, whole genome shotgun sequence harbors:
- the LOC141646413 gene encoding SKP1-like protein 1A — its product is MAETTTSKKIMLKSSDGEDFEVDEIVALESQTIKHMIEDECADNAIPLPNVTAKTLSKVIEYCKKHVDAAAAKTADTATTSTFGVAGGDDELKKWDEEFMKVDQNTLFDICLAANYLNIKSLLELTCQTVAEMIKNMTPEEVRKVFNITNDFTPEEEAEIRKEHQWAFE